The genomic stretch TCCCCGCAAATGCTTGACGCTGGACATTGCGCTCATCATCTGATATAGGAAATGGGCAAATCCGATTGTAAAACTCGTCAGCTTCCGAAATACGATGTTGAAAGATTGTATCAAATTCAGTTGCAAAGGGAGCAGTTAAATTTGCTGAATCACTTAATCGCAACCGGACAATTTGAGTTGCCCCAGCATCAATTGATAATTCATAATGCGCTGAGGCTTTAGTACCGACTTTTTCCGGATTAACTGCTTGTTTAACACCGTTTACGAGATAATCATTAATACCGTCTTTGACGTAAGGGGAAGCATTACTAACACCAAATAATCTGCTAAAGTTGGTTTCGTTTTCTGTAAAAAGCAATTCGCTTGCACCGTCACAATATAACCATCGTTCACCTAGCGTTTTTTCCGAAGCTTCGATAACACTGAAATCGTTGCCAGATTTGCAAGCTTTCAAAACAGGCTTTTCTTTATCACTCCAAGACCAAGTATTGCGAAACCAAAGAGTAGGTAACAAATGTAAAGCTTTTGCTGATGAACCTCGGTTAGTGATGCTAATTTGAATTAGAATATCTTCTGGGGAATTTTTCGCGTATTCAACGAAAACATCAAAATAGCGGTCTTGGTCGAACACACCCGTATCAATCAGTTCAAACTCTGGAGAAGAGCGATCGCGCTTTTGATTTTCTCCAACTAATTCACTGTAGGGAAATGCCGCTTGCGGATATTTGTAGAGATATTTCATGTAGGAGTGAGTGGGAGTATTGTCAAGATAAAAGTAATATTCTTTAACATCTTCCCCGTGATTGCCTTCATCTCCAGTTAAGCCAAACATTCGCTCCTTGAGAATAGGATCTGCATTATTCCAAAGAGCGATCGCAAAACACAATCTTTGGTGGTTATCAGAAATTCCCGCAATTCCATCTTCTCCCCAACGATACGCACGAGAACGTGCATGATCGTGAGGAAAAAATTTCCAAGCTGAACCATCCGAGCTGTAATCTTCACGCACAGTTCCCCACTGACGCTCACTCAAATAAGATCCCCAACGTTTCCAATAAGCAGTGCGATCGCGATCTGCTTGCAGTCTTCGTTCTTCAGCAGTCATAACTTTACCTTTATTACATACGTAGTAAGCGCTGTCTTCGCTTAAAACAAATTACTGCTCTTGATAATTCCACAACAGCCCCCCATCAACAAAAAAGGTCGAGCCTGTAATATAATCAGCATCTGATGAAGCGAGAAAAGCTACTATTGAAGCAACATCCTCCGGTTTGCCCAACCGACCAAGGGGAATGTTTTTCAGTACAGCATTCAGCTTTTGGGGATCGTTCAATAGATTTGTGTTAATCGGGGTGTTGATCGCTCCCGGTGCGACATTGTTAATTGTAATTCCCAGCGGTCCGAGTTCAACTGCTAAATTCCGCATCATCATCTTCACCCCGCCCTTACTGACGCAGTAAGAGGTAAAGTGGGGAAAAGGCAATTCCTCATGCACAGAACTAATATTGATAATCTTTCCAGGACGTTGCGTTTGTCTCAGGTGTTGGACGATCGCTTGAGTTGCGAAAAATACTCCTTTCAAATTGACATTAACTACACTGTCATAATCTGCTTCACTCACGTCCCAAAAATCCGCACGCTTTTCTAATCCAGCATTGTTCACCAAGATGTCGAGTTTGCCAAACTCTTGAACACCTGCATCAACCATTTTCCGAATATCGCTGACAACACCTAAATCTGCCTGCACTACATAACCTTTGCGTCCTGTAGCCTCGACTTTTGTTTTAGTTTCCTCAGCACCACCCGGATGTGAGCGGTAGTCAATAATAATATTCGCACCTTCCTCGGCAAGACGGATAGCGATCGCTTGACCGATACCTTGACTGCTACCAGTTACTAAAGCTACCTTACCTTCAAGCTTCATAAAAATCTCCTATTATTGTGGAAATCTATTAATCGGTACGATACGGAACCTTAACATTTTTGAAAATACAGCGGTAGTGGGGAACATGAAACAGCTTGCCAGTAAGCAGTTCCCGCTGACCAAAACTCAACAAGCGGAAAACTCCCACCGCTAGCATTGCACCTAATGGTGGTGCAACACAGTAAAGCCACTGGTCTTGTAAAAATCGTGTTACTAAAGCTGGTCCCAGACTGCGAGCTGGATTTAAACTTGTGCCAGAAATTGGAGCTTCCAACCAAACCATCGTTGCTACCAAAAGCCAAGTCATCAAAGGTGTCCAGCGCATCAAATGATGGTTGCTCAAGAAAATAAAGATTGCCAGCACCAGCAAACAAGTCAAACTTACCTCTGCCAAAAATACATACCACAAAGGATAACCATCACCGGGTAACGTCATCCCATTTGTGACGCTCTTCGCATACTTTCCCCAGACGAATACCAATAAAGCAGCGCCGGCGATCGCACCAAGCAACTGTCCGATAATGTATCCAGCCAAATCATGACGATGCATTTTGCCTTGTGCCCAAAATGCCAGCGACAAGGCAGGATTGACATGAGCACCACTCAGTTTTCCTAAAGGGGAAATCGCAACTAGCGAACCACTTCCAGAAAACATTAGCCCTGTAATCAGCAAACGCATACTGCGATCGGGAATAAGCTGCTCCATCGGCAAGCCTTTACCCATATTAAAGACAACCGCACTCAGTCCAAAAAAGACAAGACATGCAGTTAAGAGCAGTTCTGCACCGTATTCTGCCCAGTTTAGTTGTCTTTGCTTTGTAACATTTGACATGATTTTTGCTGTTATCGTCTACGAGGGTTGCAATCTGACCTCTCTCCAAACCTCTGTGCTACCAGAAGAGGGGAATTAAGCTTTCCCTTGCCTATGAGGGTAGGGGGGTTAGGTCTTTGCGATCGCTTTACCGCCGTTTGTTGTAATTTCATCTACAACCTCTTGCGCTGCTGACTCGCTGCTGTAATAATTCACACCCACAGCCGCACCATGACTTGCTAAAAGTTTCGCTGTAGCAGCACCAATACCTCGACTAGCACCAGTAACAAGCGCAACTCGGTTTTCCAACAACTTAGTATCAGAAGATTGCTTTTGTGTTTGAGTATTTGCAGTCATGATGATTAATTTCTTTAAAAACGAACGTAGTAAGCGCTTCAGCGCTTAAATAAAGCACTAAAGTGCTTACTACAAACCTCACAAAAACTCTACAAACTGACTGATGCAGGAAGCAGTACGGTGTCAATTACATGGATGACTCCATTTTCAGTTTCGATATCAGGCTGAACAACTGTGGCATCATTCACCTTGACACCATTGGAGGCATCAATTTTGACATCGGAACCTTCAACCGTCGTCGCTTGACTGAGTTTAACGACATCAGCCGCCGTGACTTTGCCAGATACCACATGATATTCTAGGATTTTTCTCAGGGTGAGGATATCTTGAAGCAGTGCTTCGACTGTTCCCGATGGCAACTTAGAAAAGGCATCATCAGTTGGCGCGAAAACAGTGAATGGACCGGGACTCTTGAGTGTGTCTGCAAGACCAGCAGCCGTAACTGCCGTGACTAAGGTGGAGAAAGTCCCCGCACTCATGGCAGTATCAACAATATCAGGCATAATTTTGATGCTATTTGTGATAAATTGACAAAAAAACGTCAAACATTCTCTAGCCTATGTCTTAGGTAAATTTACACTCTCTATCGCTGGGAGGAAATAATAAGGTTTTTTGTAATTGCTGCTACTGTTGGTCTAGACAATTTTGCCTGTAGCGCGGATATTTTGACCAGTCACCCAAGCGGCATCATCAGATACCAGCGGACATCTTCAATTTTTCGCATGTCAACTTGGATAGCGATCGCATCTGTTTGATTAGCTTTAATTGCGGAAATCAATTCTTCTGCTTTGTCTTTATTGCCGGCTTAGGTGACAACGACATTTGCACCATCACGTCCCAAACGTTCAGCGTAGACGCGTAGCCTGCGGCAAGCCGCAGGCTAGCGGCTTGTCGCCAGACATCGCACGTCCGAGACCGCGTGATTAACCTGTAACAATTGCGACTTTTCCTGTAAGTGACATAATCTAAAAATTCCCCTGGCTAATAAATTGCTTGACTGTTGTCGGTTGGATGTGCGGATAACGAGGGTTATCAAGTTTATCGAGTTTGCCTTTGCCCGATACCATCGTGTAGTGATACTGTTCGGGAATATACTCAAGTGGGCAGAAGGCTTTCTGTTTAGTTTTGGCAATCCAGGCTTTTAAATCGTCCACACTTCCTAAGCGTTTTTCAACCAGTTTTTTACCTTTTACTTCTTCAAAGGTGGCAAGTAATTGTTTCATGGTGAGGACATCACCCGCAACTTTCAGCGCTGAATTGACCATTTGCGGATCGGCGATCGCCTCGGCAATATATTTCGCCGTATCATCGTATGTGGTAAAATCACACGGTTGCTCACCATCACCCCAGTAACTAAACGTACCCACTTCAAAATCAAATAACTTGGCAAAGGGTGACAATTGAACTTCGGTAAAAGCACCGTTGAGAATAAAAGTATATTCAAGTCCTGACTGTTTCAAAAGCTCGGCAAATTTGATGCGAAAGTCGAGATTGTAGTTATCGCCCAAATCCAGTTTGAAGTAATCCACTGAATAATCGGAAGGGACAAATTTTTTCACATTATTATTTATCGCAGCTTCCAACAGATTTAACTGCCCGGAAAGCACGATATCTTCACGGTACAAGTTTGTTTGATGGCTGCTACTGCCTTTAATTGCGGATACAATTATTTCCACATTTTTACAAGCTTCAGTCAAACTTTGTTGGTCAAATAAATCACCTTCAACAAAAACAACTCCTTTCGCGTTTAAGTCATCTAACTGCTGTTGCTTTTTGTTGCTAATATTATTAGACCGAATTAATCCCTTAACCTTCATCACCCCTTTATCTAGTATCGTTGAGGCGATTTTGCTACCAAGAATGCCCGTGATACCAGCGATGAGTACAGTTGGTTTAGAGTCCATAAGTTTTTATTATTTTGAGATTGCTAAATCTGGTTTTGTTAGATTTGAATTCATTTATGGATGCTCATAAAGCGCGAATAATGCTGCCTGTCACCATGATTTGCTCTAGGGGGAAAGTTCTTTGTCTTCTCTAACCACCAGGATTATTATTTGGATTTGTTAAAGATATTTAGTAATTTACGTTACTAAAGTTTGTTATATATTCATCAATCTTGAGATATATGTAAATAGGAGTATATATTCTGATATTTATATTAAATATTTCCCAACTTCAAAACGCCTCAACCGTCGTAGATACATTCGGTCCAAAACGTCTCTACAATATGTATGATTTGCGCTTCCACGATATTATTAGTATTAAAAATGACCAATAACGTGAAATCCCCCGTTTTTTACGCGGGGGATTAACTTCATAATAGATTCAGCCTAGGAAGAAATGGATGAATGTCGAATTTAGCTAAAATCGATTTAGCGTCCAACGCCTATATATTGGAACCCAGCGCGTACCATTTTTTCAGGATCGAGGAAATTACGACCATCAATCATTACCGCGTGGCACATCAACTTCGCCATTTTCGCGTAGTCGAGATTGCTGAACTGTTCCCATTCAGTTACCAATACTAAAGCATCACAACCGTCAGCAAGGCGTTCGGCGTCGGTTTCTACTAACACACCGGAAAGACCATGACGCATTCCGGTTTGAGAAATAATTGGATCGTATGCTTTAACTTTGGCTCCGAGTCTATTCAACTGCTCAATCAAGTTGAGTGCGGGAGCGTCGCGCAAATCGTCGGTATCGGGTTTAAAGGTTAAACCGAGTAATCCGACAGTTTTACCTTTGAGGATTTTTAGGGCTTGTTGGAGTTTTTCCAGAGCAATCAAGCGCTGACGTTCATTGACGCTGACAGCGGCTTTGAGCAGTTGAGCTTCATAGCCGTAGTCATCAGCAGTATGAACCAGGGCAGAGACATCTTTCGGGAAGCAGGAACCACCCCAGCCGATACCAGCTTGCAAGAATTTATTACCAATCCGAGAATCTAAACCGATACCTTTTGCTACTTGGGTAATATCAGCACCAACGCGATCGCAAATATTCGCAACTTCGTTAATAAAACTAATCTTGGTTGCCAAAAAAGCATTAGCAGCATATTTAATCATTTCTGCCGAGCTTAAGTCTGTTGCCAATATAGGCACTTGAGGTAAAGATTTATCCTCAGCAAAGTTGCGCTCGACAATTGGGGCATACAATTCTTTCATCATGCCGATCGCTCTTGGAGAGTTACCACCCAAGACAATGCGATCAGGGTTAAAGGTGTCGTACACTGCCGAACCTTCGCGCAAAAACTCTGGATTGCTGAGTACATCAAACTGAGATGTATATTCAGGCAATTTCTCTTCAATTGCAGCTCCACCTGCGGGAACTAGTGTTTTTTGGCGTTCAGCGATACCATCCATCACAAGCATCCGCACCCAGTCACCTGAGCCAATCGGCACTGTAGATTTGTTGACGATGACCTTATAACCACCGTTAAGATTTGCGCCAATACTACGGGCTACAGCCTCAACGTAACGAGTATCACTTTCACCAGTGGGTAAGGGTGGTGTTCCCACAGCAATAAACAAAATTTCCCCGTGAGAAACGCCTGCACTGATGTCGGTGGTGAACTCAATATTACCCGATTGAATGGCAGACTGCATAATTTCCGAGAGTCCAGGCTCGAAAATTGGCGATTGCCCAGACTTCATTAACTTGACTTTTTCTTCGTTGTTGTCTACGCAAATTACACTATGTCCAATATGAGCCAAGCAAGCGCCTGTCACCAAACCAACGTAGCCAGTACCAATTACACAAACACGCATTTTTTTAATTCCTTGCTTTTTTGGGGTTAGTGGTCAAAGAGAAGTTTTCCGCAACTCAAAAGTTGATTAGTCTACAGTTCAGAGTCTAAAAATGCCTTGACTACTGACTATTGACTGTTGAGTGTTGACTACCTTTGATGCGATCGCGGAAATCTTCTACAGTCAGTTTTAACCCCTCTTGCAGAGGAACGGTAGGTTCCCAATTTAACAAAGTTTTTGCTTTGGTAATATCGGGACGGCGGCGACGCGGATCATCAGAAGGCAGAGACTCAAATTTTATCTGTGCATCCGGATTTATCAGGGTTTGCACGGCTTGGGCTAATTCTAAAATGGTATATTCACCAGGATTGCCTATATTTACTGGACCTACGTAGTCACTCTTCATCAACCGTAAAAATCCTTCGATCAAGTCGGAAACGTAGCAGAAACTACGGGTTTGTGAACCATCCCCGTATATTGTCAAAGGTTCGCCCCGCAAAGCCTGAACGATAAAGTTACTTACTACCCGACCATCATTTTCTAACATCCGAGGACCATAGGTGTTGAAAATACGGACAACCCGAATATCAACTTTATTTTGTCTGTAGTAGTCAAATGCCAAAGTTTCGGCAATTCGTTTGCC from Tolypothrix sp. NIES-4075 encodes the following:
- a CDS encoding UDP-glucose dehydrogenase family protein translates to MRVCVIGTGYVGLVTGACLAHIGHSVICVDNNEEKVKLMKSGQSPIFEPGLSEIMQSAIQSGNIEFTTDISAGVSHGEILFIAVGTPPLPTGESDTRYVEAVARSIGANLNGGYKVIVNKSTVPIGSGDWVRMLVMDGIAERQKTLVPAGGAAIEEKLPEYTSQFDVLSNPEFLREGSAVYDTFNPDRIVLGGNSPRAIGMMKELYAPIVERNFAEDKSLPQVPILATDLSSAEMIKYAANAFLATKISFINEVANICDRVGADITQVAKGIGLDSRIGNKFLQAGIGWGGSCFPKDVSALVHTADDYGYEAQLLKAAVSVNERQRLIALEKLQQALKILKGKTVGLLGLTFKPDTDDLRDAPALNLIEQLNRLGAKVKAYDPIISQTGMRHGLSGVLVETDAERLADGCDALVLVTEWEQFSNLDYAKMAKLMCHAVMIDGRNFLDPEKMVRAGFQYIGVGR
- a CDS encoding SDR family NAD(P)-dependent oxidoreductase — protein: MTANTQTQKQSSDTKLLENRVALVTGASRGIGAATAKLLASHGAAVGVNYYSSESAAQEVVDEITTNGGKAIAKT
- a CDS encoding NmrA family NAD(P)-binding protein; its protein translation is MDSKPTVLIAGITGILGSKIASTILDKGVMKVKGLIRSNNISNKKQQQLDDLNAKGVVFVEGDLFDQQSLTEACKNVEIIVSAIKGSSSHQTNLYREDIVLSGQLNLLEAAINNNVKKFVPSDYSVDYFKLDLGDNYNLDFRIKFAELLKQSGLEYTFILNGAFTEVQLSPFAKLFDFEVGTFSYWGDGEQPCDFTTYDDTAKYIAEAIADPQMVNSALKVAGDVLTMKQLLATFEEVKGKKLVEKRLGSVDDLKAWIAKTKQKAFCPLEYIPEQYHYTMVSGKGKLDKLDNPRYPHIQPTTVKQFISQGNF
- a CDS encoding glucose 1-dehydrogenase — protein: MKLEGKVALVTGSSQGIGQAIAIRLAEEGANIIIDYRSHPGGAEETKTKVEATGRKGYVVQADLGVVSDIRKMVDAGVQEFGKLDILVNNAGLEKRADFWDVSEADYDSVVNVNLKGVFFATQAIVQHLRQTQRPGKIINISSVHEELPFPHFTSYCVSKGGVKMMMRNLAVELGPLGITINNVAPGAINTPINTNLLNDPQKLNAVLKNIPLGRLGKPEDVASIVAFLASSDADYITGSTFFVDGGLLWNYQEQ
- a CDS encoding fasciclin domain-containing protein is translated as MPDIVDTAMSAGTFSTLVTAVTAAGLADTLKSPGPFTVFAPTDDAFSKLPSGTVEALLQDILTLRKILEYHVVSGKVTAADVVKLSQATTVEGSDVKIDASNGVKVNDATVVQPDIETENGVIHVIDTVLLPASVSL
- a CDS encoding MIP/aquaporin family protein gives rise to the protein MSNVTKQRQLNWAEYGAELLLTACLVFFGLSAVVFNMGKGLPMEQLIPDRSMRLLITGLMFSGSGSLVAISPLGKLSGAHVNPALSLAFWAQGKMHRHDLAGYIIGQLLGAIAGAALLVFVWGKYAKSVTNGMTLPGDGYPLWYVFLAEVSLTCLLVLAIFIFLSNHHLMRWTPLMTWLLVATMVWLEAPISGTSLNPARSLGPALVTRFLQDQWLYCVAPPLGAMLAVGVFRLLSFGQRELLTGKLFHVPHYRCIFKNVKVPYRTD
- a CDS encoding UDP-glucuronic acid decarboxylase family protein is translated as MRILVTGGAGFLGSHLIDRLMADGHEVICLDNLYTGNKQNILKWMNHPYFELIRHDITEPIRLEVDQIYHLACPASPVHYQYNPVKTVKTNVIGTMNMLGLAKRVKARFFLASTSEVYGDPEVHPQTEEYRGSVNPIGLRSCYDEGKRIAETLAFDYYRQNKVDIRVVRIFNTYGPRMLENDGRVVSNFIVQALRGEPLTIYGDGSQTRSFCYVSDLIEGFLRLMKSDYVGPVNIGNPGEYTILELAQAVQTLINPDAQIKFESLPSDDPRRRRPDITKAKTLLNWEPTVPLQEGLKLTVEDFRDRIKGSQHSTVNSQ